The genome window TGGCATTGATGGTGGTCGTGGCGACGGCGGTACCGGTGCTGTGTGCCAGGCTGTTGCCGACGGGCGCGGAGCGCGTCGCGCCGTATGCCACTGCATTGACGGCCGCCCTCTTCTACGCAGTGGCGGTCCGCCTGGGCGAGCGCCGCTGGCCAGCGGAACTCGCCTGGCGCGCGGCGCCATCGCAATTGGCCTTGGGGCTGCTGCTGGGCGCGGCGATGTTCGCGGCGGTGATGGCGCTCATGGCGGCGTTCGGCGTGTACGCGATCCGCTGGACCGGACCCGCGCCGGCGTGGGGTGCGCTCGGCAAGGCGCTGCAGGCCGGTATGGTCGAAGAGCTGATGTTGCGTGCGATCCTGTTGCGCCTGCTGTGGCGCGCGTTCGGGCCATGGCCGGCGTTCGCGCTGTCGGCGGCGCTGTTTGGCCTGGCCCATCTCGGCAATCCGAACGCGAGCGTGTTCGCCGCGCTGTGCATCGCGGTGGAGGCGGGCGTCATGCTGGGCGCCTTCTACGTGCTCACCGGCCGGCTCTGGGTCTCCATCGGTGTGCATGCGGCCTGGAACTTCACCCAGGGCTATCTGTTCGGCGCGGCGGTGTCGGGGACCGACATGGGGCCGGCGATCGCGCGCAGCACGGCGCACGCCGGGGTGCCGGAATGGCTGAGCGGTGGCGCGTTCGGACCGGAGGCTTCGCTGCCGGGTCTGCTGGTGTGTACGGTGGTGGGCGCGATCGCGACCTGGGTGGCTTGGCGCAAGGGGCGCTTCGGCGCGTCGGTGCGCAGCGCGGGCATGACCCCGACGTCCTGACCGGTTTGATCGAAGCGTTGCGGTCGGCGCCGTGTTGCGCCTGGGCGCTGGCTGCGTGCCCGGCGGCTGCCGGGCACGCGCGTGATGTTGCGCGGCTCAGCCGCCGGGATTGAACGCCAGCGTACGGCGGGTGGTCACCGGTGCGCCGACCGGCTCGAAGCGCCAGCGCTTGGTGGCGTTCAGCGCCTCGCGGTCGAACACCCGCGGCGGCGTGGCGCGCAGCACGCGGGCGTTGGTGACCGCACCATCGGTGCCGACGGTGATCTCCACCAGCACCTCGCCGGCGGTGCCCGAGCGCAGCGCCTCGGGCGGATAGCGCGGGGCCGGGGTGCTGATCGGGCGCAGGGTCTGTGCCGTGGCGGCGGCCGGTGCGGCCGCGGGTGCCGCGGCAGGTGTCGGCGTCGGTTGCGCGGCGGGCGTGGCGGGGCGGGCGGCGGCCTGGCGTTCGGCTTCCTGGCGCGCGCTCTCGCGGCGCGCGGCCTCCTGCTGCGCGGCGATCTGCTGCGCCGCCTGCGCCTCGCTGGCCTGCTGCTGCGCCTGCTTCTGCTGCTCGGCCGCCAGCTTGGCCTTCTGCTCGGCGTCCTTCTTGGCCTTGTCGGTCTCGTCCTGGCTACGCTGGGCCACGGCTTGCATGCCCTTGCTGATGCCCTGCTTGAGTCGCGGCAGGGCGGGCGCCTGCGGGTCCATCTTCTCGATCAGGCCGACCAGGCGCTGGGCTTCCGGAAAATCCTCGCGGGCGATGCTCTGTTCGGCGGCGATCAGCGTGTACGGCATCAGGTCGGTCAGCGCGCTCTTGACCCCGGCGTCGTCGGGCTGCTTGTCGCGCAGCGCCAGGTAGTACTCGACCGCGTTGTTGCCGGCCGGTGCGTACATGCGGTTCTCGCGCAGCGCCTGGCTGGCCGAATCGTGCAGCTGTTCGGTGCCCATCGACTGCACCTTGGCCGAGACCGCCGGCGTTGCCGGCGCATTCGCGGCGGCCGTGGCCGGTGCGGCGGCGGGTGCGCTCTCGTCCTGCTTGGAGCAGGCCGCCAGCGCGGCCAGCAACAGGACGGGCGCGAGACGGCGCGCCTTGGCGAGTGTGGTGAGTTGCGACATGCGTCCCCCTGAATCCCCGATGTTGGCAATCAACGATGCGACGGCGGTGCGTTCGCGGCGGCTGCGGCCCCCATGCCGCCAGCGCACCCCATCGGCCAATCTAGCATCCCCGGCCGCCGGGTGCGTGGCAGCCACGGCCATGCGGCAAAAAGCGTGACGCTGCGCGTGCCGGTCAATGCGCCGGCCGCGCCGGCGCGGACGCGGACATGATCCGGTCGGTCCAGGCGATGCCGATCGCCGACAGGATGAAAATGCCATGGATGACGGTCTGCCACAGCACGCCGGTGGCGGTCAGCGTCGCGCAGCTCTTCAGGTCCACCGTGCCCGCGGCGCTGGCCAACTGCTCCGGCGAGCACATCGGCATGCCGCCGAGCGCGCCCACCGCGATGAAGGTCTTGAGCAGGTGGATCGAGGAGATGCCGATGATCGACAGCGCCAGCTTGACCTTGAGCACGCTGGCGTTGACGTGGCTCAGCCACTCCGGCTGGTCCGGGTGGCCTTCCAGGCCCAGCCGCGACACGAAGGTCTCGTAGCCGCCGACGATCACCATCACCAGCAGGTTGGAGATCATCACCACGTCGATCAGGCCCAGCACGATCAGCATGATCTGCTGTTCGCCCAGGCTCGGCGCCTCGTGGATCAGGTGCCACAGTTCCTTGCCGAACAGGAACACGTACACGCCCTGGGCCACGATCAGCCCCAGGTACAGCGGCAGCTGCAGCCAGCGCGAGGCGAAGATCAGGTTGGACAGGGGGTGCAGGCGAGGCCGCTCGGGAGTCATGGCGTGGTCTGGAATGCTGCGTTGCGGGAGCGGCCAGGGTACCCGGCCGGCGGTGACGCTGCCAAGCCGGAGGGCGCCGCTACACTCGAGTTCCCCTGTCCAGGACCGCCGCCATGATCGATCTGTACTACTGGCCCACCCCCAACGGCCACAAGATCACCCTGTTCCTCGAGGAAGCCGGGCTGGACTACACGCTCAAGCCGGTCAACATCGGCGCCGGCGAGCAGTTCGCGCCCGCCTTCCTGGCGATCTCGCCGAACAACAAGATGCCGGCCATCGTCGACCATGCCCCGGCCGACGGCGGCGCCCCGCAGAGCGTGTTCGAATCCGGCGCGATCCTGCTGTACCTGGCCGAGAAGACCGGCCGCTTCCTGCCGGCCGATCCGCGCGGGCGCGTGGTCGCGCTGGAATGGCTGTTCTGGCAGATGGCCGGCCTCGGCCCGATGACCGGGCAGATGGGCCACTTCAACGTCTACGCGCCGGAGAAGATCGGCTATGCGATCGAGCGCTACGGCAACGAGGTGCGGCGCCTGCACGGCGTGCTGGACAAGCGCCTGGCGCACAGCGCCTATCTGGCCGGCGACGCCTACGGCATCGCCGACATGGCCAGCTACCCGTGGATCGAGGTGTATCCCGGCC of Xanthomonas sacchari contains these proteins:
- a CDS encoding CPBP family intramembrane glutamic endopeptidase yields the protein MSPDPHDARARTAAGARRLLELGEACILQPGSLRWLRAVAWAIALLALMVVVATAVPVLCARLLPTGAERVAPYATALTAALFYAVAVRLGERRWPAELAWRAAPSQLALGLLLGAAMFAAVMALMAAFGVYAIRWTGPAPAWGALGKALQAGMVEELMLRAILLRLLWRAFGPWPAFALSAALFGLAHLGNPNASVFAALCIAVEAGVMLGAFYVLTGRLWVSIGVHAAWNFTQGYLFGAAVSGTDMGPAIARSTAHAGVPEWLSGGAFGPEASLPGLLVCTVVGAIATWVAWRKGRFGASVRSAGMTPTS
- a CDS encoding energy transducer TonB, with amino-acid sequence MSQLTTLAKARRLAPVLLLAALAACSKQDESAPAAAPATAAANAPATPAVSAKVQSMGTEQLHDSASQALRENRMYAPAGNNAVEYYLALRDKQPDDAGVKSALTDLMPYTLIAAEQSIAREDFPEAQRLVGLIEKMDPQAPALPRLKQGISKGMQAVAQRSQDETDKAKKDAEQKAKLAAEQQKQAQQQASEAQAAQQIAAQQEAARRESARQEAERQAAARPATPAAQPTPTPAAAPAAAPAAATAQTLRPISTPAPRYPPEALRSGTAGEVLVEITVGTDGAVTNARVLRATPPRVFDREALNATKRWRFEPVGAPVTTRRTLAFNPGG
- a CDS encoding TIGR00645 family protein — encoded protein: MTPERPRLHPLSNLIFASRWLQLPLYLGLIVAQGVYVFLFGKELWHLIHEAPSLGEQQIMLIVLGLIDVVMISNLLVMVIVGGYETFVSRLGLEGHPDQPEWLSHVNASVLKVKLALSIIGISSIHLLKTFIAVGALGGMPMCSPEQLASAAGTVDLKSCATLTATGVLWQTVIHGIFILSAIGIAWTDRIMSASAPARPAH
- a CDS encoding glutathione binding-like protein gives rise to the protein MIDLYYWPTPNGHKITLFLEEAGLDYTLKPVNIGAGEQFAPAFLAISPNNKMPAIVDHAPADGGAPQSVFESGAILLYLAEKTGRFLPADPRGRVVALEWLFWQMAGLGPMTGQMGHFNVYAPEKIGYAIERYGNEVRRLHGVLDKRLAHSAYLAGDAYGIADMASYPWIEVYPGLTPDYAAFPHLKRWHEAIAARPATQRAYALKEQVNPNAGKPLSEEARKHLFGQR